In Bartonella machadoae, a single genomic region encodes these proteins:
- a CDS encoding DUF4102 domain-containing protein, producing the protein MNHLNARAVATLEASKEYDEADLFLQKRTDDGNTLWLYRYTIHKRRREIGLVTLRDLSLSK; encoded by the coding sequence ATGAATCATTTAAATGCAAGGGCTGTTGCAACATTGGAGGCTAGCAAAGAGTATGATGAAGCCGACTTGTTCCTTCAGAAACGTACAGATGATGGTAATACTCTATGGCTTTATCGTTATACCATCCACAAACGTCGTCGCGAAATAGGCTTAGTTACCTTAAGAGATCTTTCTCTAAGCAAATAA
- a CDS encoding homoserine dehydrogenase — MAEALKVGIAGLGTVGSSVVRILHEKASSLACQCGRPIKIVAVSARDKSRNRGIDLSDVRWFDSPVDMALSDEIDVFVELIGGELDVVYEAVKKALERGHHVVTANKALLARHGVTLAAIAEKKGVFLHFEAAIAGGIPVIKAMRESLAGSHISRIYGILNGTCNYILTRMFTEGLSFEDCLADAQRLGYAEADPTFDIGGNDTAHKLALLTSLAFGTAVSLDDVYVEGISNISQIDIRAADELGYRIKLLGVALKTDSGIEQRVHPTMVPTSSMIAQIHGVTNALSIQSDLLGELLFSGPGAGGVATASAVIGDVVDIAKAHHGFQYAPVFRSPALELSPHKRARISHHAGGYFIRLNVHDRAGVFAAVAQHMADNHISLESIVQRSFVDSQIVKTIILITHETTEVNVRQALAAIEKDGHLVAKSQFIRIEPMA, encoded by the coding sequence ATGGCAGAAGCTTTAAAGGTTGGTATTGCGGGGCTGGGTACGGTTGGTAGCTCAGTAGTGAGAATTCTACATGAAAAGGCGAGTAGTTTAGCTTGCCAATGTGGACGACCAATTAAAATTGTTGCGGTTAGCGCACGTGATAAGAGCCGTAATCGTGGAATTGATTTGAGTGATGTGAGGTGGTTCGATTCACCTGTAGATATGGCTTTATCCGATGAGATTGATGTTTTTGTTGAATTAATTGGTGGTGAATTAGATGTTGTGTATGAAGCTGTGAAAAAAGCGCTTGAGAGGGGACATCATGTTGTTACTGCTAATAAAGCGCTTCTCGCTCGACATGGAGTAACACTTGCTGCCATTGCAGAAAAAAAAGGTGTTTTTCTTCATTTTGAAGCGGCTATTGCTGGGGGAATTCCTGTTATAAAAGCGATGAGAGAATCACTCGCTGGAAGCCATATATCGCGGATTTATGGTATTCTCAATGGAACTTGCAACTATATATTAACACGCATGTTTACAGAAGGCCTTTCATTTGAAGATTGTTTGGCAGATGCACAAAGACTTGGTTATGCTGAAGCTGATCCAACTTTTGATATTGGGGGAAATGATACCGCTCATAAATTAGCTTTATTGACGAGTTTAGCATTTGGAACGGCAGTTTCGTTAGATGATGTTTATGTTGAAGGAATTAGCAATATCTCGCAGATTGATATCCGTGCGGCTGATGAATTGGGGTATCGGATTAAACTTTTAGGGGTTGCATTGAAAACCGATTCTGGAATCGAGCAACGTGTTCATCCAACAATGGTACCGACGTCATCAATGATTGCACAGATTCATGGTGTAACGAACGCTCTTTCTATTCAAAGTGATTTATTGGGGGAGTTGCTGTTTTCCGGTCCTGGAGCTGGAGGGGTGGCAACAGCATCAGCGGTTATTGGTGATGTAGTTGACATAGCAAAAGCGCATCACGGTTTTCAGTATGCACCTGTTTTTAGAAGTCCAGCATTGGAACTTTCTCCTCATAAAAGAGCGCGTATTTCTCATCATGCTGGTGGTTATTTTATTCGTTTGAATGTTCATGATCGTGCTGGTGTTTTTGCCGCAGTTGCACAGCATATGGCAGACAATCATATTTCATTAGAGTCCATTGTTCAAAGATCTTTTGTAGACAGCCAGATTGTAAAAACAATTATTTTAATAACCCATGAAACAACAGAAGTGAATGTACGGCAAGCACTTGCAGCAATTGAAAAAGATGGTCATCTTGTTGCAAAATCTCAATTCATTCGTATCGAACCGATGGCATAG
- the glpX gene encoding class II fructose-bisphosphatase, with the protein MPTIQKNLNGLDRILTLELARVTERAAVAAARWRGRGDEKAADQAAVDAMRQELNRLPIDGTVVIGEGERDEAPMLYIGEKVGLQKNGIAIDIALDPLEGTTICAKNLANSLAVIAIAERGNLLYAPDVYMQKIAVGPGYPKGVVDIDALPADNIHALAKAKGVAVNQVTVCIMDRPRHKKLIEEVRATGASIRLIGDGDVAAVIDTTDPDETGVDIYMGIGGAPEGVLAAAALRCIGGQMQGRLQLDTEEKIARAAKMGIENPHKVYTMEEMAKGDVLFSATGVTDGNMLSGVKFTPHYIQTETLVMRSHTGTIRHIKAQHRDYTKFD; encoded by the coding sequence ATGCCCACAATTCAGAAGAATTTAAATGGACTTGATCGTATTCTAACACTTGAATTGGCCCGTGTCACTGAACGTGCGGCTGTTGCAGCTGCACGGTGGCGCGGTCGTGGTGATGAAAAAGCCGCTGATCAAGCTGCGGTAGATGCAATGCGCCAAGAACTGAATCGGTTGCCCATTGATGGTACAGTCGTGATTGGTGAAGGTGAACGTGATGAAGCTCCAATGCTTTATATTGGAGAGAAAGTAGGACTTCAAAAAAATGGGATAGCGATTGATATTGCACTTGATCCACTTGAAGGAACAACAATTTGTGCCAAAAATCTTGCTAATTCCCTCGCTGTAATTGCAATTGCTGAAAGGGGTAATTTGCTTTATGCTCCTGATGTTTATATGCAAAAAATTGCTGTTGGTCCCGGTTATCCTAAAGGGGTTGTCGATATAGATGCTTTGCCTGCTGATAATATTCACGCCCTAGCAAAAGCTAAGGGTGTGGCTGTTAATCAGGTGACTGTTTGTATTATGGATCGACCACGCCATAAGAAATTAATTGAGGAGGTGCGAGCAACAGGGGCATCAATTCGTTTAATTGGTGATGGGGATGTTGCGGCTGTTATCGATACAACTGACCCAGATGAAACGGGTGTTGATATCTATATGGGGATTGGTGGAGCACCAGAGGGGGTATTAGCGGCAGCAGCCTTGCGTTGTATTGGTGGGCAGATGCAAGGACGTTTGCAGCTTGATACAGAAGAAAAAATCGCACGTGCAGCCAAAATGGGGATTGAGAACCCTCATAAAGTTTATACAATGGAAGAGATGGCAAAGGGGGATGTGTTGTTTTCTGCAACAGGTGTGACAGATGGCAATATGCTTTCTGGTGTTAAATTTACCCCTCATTATATTCAAACGGAAACGCTTGTCATGCGTTCACATACCGGCACAATTCGTCATATTAAAGCACAGCATAGGGATTATACAAAATTTGATTAA
- a CDS encoding branched-chain amino acid aminotransferase: MKTSTSLLPFKIEKHPSPLSDENREEILKNPGFGRFFTDHMCTIQWTKDKGWHNAVISQYKALEINPASTVLHYGQEIFEGLKAYRAKDGRILLFRPKANAQRLIESAKRLAMPELPKDIFLDAVNQLVKIDQKWVPDLPNSSLYIRPFMFGNEAFLGVRPSQEYLFCIIASPVASYFKGEEKPISVWIETDYSRAGPGGTGAAKCGGNYAASLLAQSNAEQNNCNQVLFLDMVEHKWIEELGGMNVYFIMANNTLVTPALNGTILPGITRHSILQLAQQMGLTIEERPYSFAALKEDARNGHLKEVFACGTAAVITSIGRFKYKDGEFVIGNETIGDMTKQFLTQLVDLQKGNIEDKNGWVHSVPLS; encoded by the coding sequence ATGAAAACTTCCACATCACTGCTTCCGTTTAAAATAGAAAAACATCCCTCTCCTTTATCAGACGAGAATCGTGAAGAAATTCTAAAAAATCCTGGTTTTGGTCGATTTTTTACAGATCATATGTGTACCATCCAATGGACTAAAGACAAAGGTTGGCATAACGCTGTTATTTCTCAATACAAAGCTTTAGAGATTAATCCAGCAAGCACCGTCTTGCATTATGGGCAAGAAATTTTTGAAGGTTTAAAAGCCTATCGTGCAAAAGATGGACGCATCTTGTTATTCCGCCCTAAAGCCAATGCACAACGTTTAATAGAATCAGCAAAGCGTTTGGCTATGCCAGAATTGCCAAAAGATATTTTCTTAGATGCCGTTAATCAATTGGTAAAAATTGATCAAAAATGGGTTCCAGATCTTCCAAATTCAAGCCTCTACATACGTCCATTCATGTTTGGCAATGAAGCCTTTTTAGGCGTTCGCCCTTCTCAAGAATATCTTTTTTGTATCATAGCATCTCCCGTTGCATCCTATTTTAAAGGAGAAGAAAAGCCCATTAGCGTATGGATCGAAACAGATTATAGCCGTGCTGGTCCAGGAGGCACAGGCGCTGCAAAATGTGGTGGCAACTACGCAGCAAGCTTACTAGCACAAAGCAACGCAGAACAAAATAATTGTAACCAAGTGCTTTTTCTTGATATGGTTGAACATAAATGGATTGAAGAACTTGGTGGCATGAACGTTTACTTTATTATGGCAAATAATACACTTGTAACACCTGCACTCAATGGCACTATCCTTCCAGGGATAACGCGTCACTCAATTTTACAATTGGCACAACAAATGGGACTAACAATAGAAGAACGCCCTTATTCTTTTGCAGCACTCAAAGAAGATGCACGAAATGGTCACCTTAAAGAGGTCTTTGCTTGTGGTACAGCAGCTGTTATTACATCAATTGGACGTTTTAAATACAAAGATGGCGAGTTTGTTATCGGAAATGAAACGATTGGTGATATGACAAAGCAATTTCTAACACAGCTCGTTGACCTTCAAAAAGGCAACATAGAAGATAAAAATGGCTGGGTACATTCTGTTCCGCTCTCATAA
- a CDS encoding SPOR domain-containing protein, which produces MSDNNRKNPHETKQDHEHHDPLDRLTRIFNPNKQNGNQNDYSSLQTDRAASHRPEPASSPKPSSDNDFDLSFLEAELENNLTNNLPLDDQKRQWGNREATSDTLSKASLNRLEQNKSLSGKQYSSAVNHDEEQILDALSPLPIQKNQTPPNRAIPTRSDPFFGKSGFNERSENFFFNEAGKHDNIREDTTQPTEQTHHFSQTISQQKETSKVQQNHESNQDFYSTPVNHPYKVSADQEILATEYYSDLSHSSKESNTFSSSSDLVSERQDTARNERATDFLSPLDSTRINKPSHLEGFPQESQTTDYPQFYEEEAIKQGSYAETAQEYHNTQVPYTTSAENIFEKSNEKGRYHQNNLNHIDPPSECPNTEQKGRFFAHNYTDRGSPPPNVDTYKFAEEIVEKTGPIMVPEVPYEAPEYDVPTDDLKEEFADVLNVGNVSADDFSRHQQQNDVFNEIFHQTMENSKENIHINSQNQNINYSSTDNVEYHSSSFTENPLYRGTDEITTHASNTSPLKNFIVGKTLTKSVVLLTLIAVGFFSYFHFFMPSQKNETTPIIRADDTPFKFKQETTETKNDVAHNLDIYKQTTGQSEKQENTQQSLIDSSEQPEDLTELDQQESTNLSSSSPNQSDVEDAVTEAMNHTIPTREVQTVIVNQDGTVVLAPKHYTEEKPTDEPEETIDQTADGQPQDSSAIISADESNTNNEETEHTFTNDIDKIIAENTSVSHLEGKVIPLPSRPERNAEQQKYVDSRPLSSSHVTTQNSESYYVQLASQPTHALATVSLKNIKSKFGFLIGDRPLNIQSALIPEKGTYYRVRIQTYNRNDAINLCEEIKNSGGNCFITR; this is translated from the coding sequence ATGAGCGATAACAATCGCAAAAATCCGCACGAAACAAAACAAGATCATGAACATCATGATCCTTTAGACAGACTTACGCGAATTTTTAATCCGAATAAACAAAACGGAAATCAAAACGATTATTCTTCCTTACAGACTGATCGAGCAGCATCTCATCGCCCTGAACCCGCATCCTCCCCTAAACCGTCATCTGATAATGATTTTGATTTGTCCTTTTTAGAAGCAGAGCTTGAAAACAATCTAACAAATAACTTGCCTCTTGATGATCAAAAGAGGCAATGGGGAAACCGCGAAGCAACCTCTGATACTTTGTCAAAAGCTTCCTTAAATCGCTTAGAACAAAATAAATCTTTGTCTGGAAAGCAATACTCTTCGGCTGTTAATCATGATGAAGAGCAAATTTTAGACGCACTTTCTCCCTTACCCATCCAAAAGAATCAAACACCTCCAAACAGAGCAATACCAACCCGTAGTGATCCTTTTTTTGGGAAAAGTGGTTTTAATGAACGATCAGAAAATTTCTTTTTTAATGAAGCAGGTAAACACGATAATATCAGAGAAGATACCACACAACCAACTGAACAAACGCACCATTTCTCACAAACAATCTCGCAACAAAAAGAGACTTCAAAGGTACAACAAAATCATGAGAGTAATCAAGACTTCTACAGTACTCCTGTGAATCATCCCTATAAAGTTTCCGCTGATCAAGAGATTTTGGCTACAGAATATTACTCTGATCTCTCCCACTCCTCCAAAGAGAGCAATACATTTTCTTCATCTTCTGACCTTGTTTCAGAAAGACAAGATACCGCAAGAAATGAAAGAGCAACTGATTTTCTATCACCTTTGGATTCAACACGAATCAACAAACCTTCTCATTTAGAAGGCTTTCCACAAGAGTCCCAAACTACTGATTATCCTCAGTTTTATGAAGAAGAAGCGATAAAGCAAGGATCTTATGCTGAAACAGCTCAAGAATACCATAATACTCAAGTACCATACACCACCAGCGCTGAAAATATTTTTGAGAAAAGCAATGAAAAAGGAAGATATCATCAAAATAATTTAAATCATATAGACCCCCCATCAGAGTGCCCTAATACAGAACAAAAAGGGCGTTTTTTTGCTCATAACTATACAGACAGAGGCTCTCCCCCTCCCAATGTCGATACTTATAAATTTGCAGAGGAAATTGTAGAAAAAACGGGACCCATTATGGTTCCTGAAGTTCCATATGAAGCTCCAGAATATGATGTGCCAACGGATGATTTGAAAGAAGAATTTGCTGATGTCCTCAATGTAGGAAATGTTTCAGCAGACGATTTTTCACGCCATCAACAACAAAATGATGTTTTCAATGAAATTTTTCATCAAACTATGGAAAATTCAAAAGAAAATATACACATAAATTCCCAGAATCAGAATATCAACTATTCCTCTACAGACAATGTAGAATATCATTCTTCCTCTTTTACAGAAAATCCGTTATACAGAGGAACAGATGAAATCACCACGCATGCATCAAACACTTCTCCCTTAAAAAATTTTATTGTTGGTAAGACTCTTACCAAAAGTGTTGTTCTTCTTACTTTAATAGCCGTTGGTTTTTTTAGTTACTTTCATTTTTTTATGCCATCACAAAAAAATGAAACGACCCCCATCATCCGTGCTGATGATACGCCCTTTAAATTCAAGCAAGAAACAACGGAAACAAAGAATGATGTTGCACATAATTTAGATATTTATAAACAAACAACTGGACAAAGTGAAAAACAAGAAAATACACAACAATCCCTTATTGATAGTTCTGAACAGCCTGAAGATTTAACGGAATTAGACCAACAAGAATCGACAAATCTTTCCTCCTCTTCTCCTAATCAATCTGATGTTGAAGATGCAGTGACTGAAGCGATGAATCACACCATTCCAACGCGAGAAGTACAAACTGTTATTGTAAATCAAGATGGTACAGTTGTATTAGCGCCGAAGCATTACACAGAAGAAAAACCGACAGATGAACCAGAAGAAACGATTGATCAAACCGCTGATGGTCAACCTCAAGATTCTTCTGCTATTATCTCTGCGGACGAATCCAATACAAACAACGAAGAAACGGAACACACTTTTACAAATGATATTGATAAAATAATAGCTGAAAACACTTCTGTTTCTCATCTTGAAGGAAAAGTTATACCACTTCCTTCACGTCCAGAAAGAAATGCAGAACAACAAAAATATGTTGATTCTCGTCCATTATCATCGAGCCACGTAACCACACAAAATTCAGAAAGTTATTACGTACAACTTGCATCCCAACCGACCCATGCATTGGCAACTGTTTCTTTGAAAAACATAAAATCCAAATTTGGCTTCCTCATTGGTGATCGGCCTTTAAATATTCAATCTGCTCTCATACCAGAAAAAGGAACCTACTATCGTGTTCGCATACAAACCTACAATCGGAATGATGCTATAAATCTTTGTGAAGAAATAAAAAATTCTGGAGGAAATTGCTTCATCACACGCTAA
- the argS gene encoding arginine--tRNA ligase, which translates to MNVFKNFENKIKKSLELSAIKGKNGEVLDLSKITVDPPRDSSHGHLSTNAAMVLAKPIGLNPRVLAEKIIELLQNDPSIDSIDVAGPGFINITLTKPFWQDAIKSMLELGTSYGRVPIGQGKRINVEYVSANPTGPMHVGHCRGAVVGDVLSNLLQFVGYDITKEYYINDAGQQIEVLAHSVLLRYREALGQKINAIPEGLYPGEYLIPLGRALAQEFDDQLLTMDKNEALSIVKERAVYAMMSMIREDLAALNIYHDIFFSERMLYADNARAIRNTINALTLNGYIYKGQLPPPKGQNREDWEPSEQTLFRSTDVGDDQDRVLVKSDGSYTYFAADVAYFHDKFNRHFDEMIYILGADHAGYVKRLEAMAKAISGDKAKLSVFLCQLVKLFRNGQPVRMSKRAGSFVTLRDVVEEVGRDPVRFMMLYRKCEAPLDFDFAKVTEQSKDNPIFYVQYAHARCHSVIRQAQEILHIENLSHDTMIAHLNRLTDDNEISLIRKLSEYPRIITQAVIHKEPHRLAFYLYDLASSFHTHWNKGSDNLNLRFIQPNDKELSLARLGLIQAVINILSSGLTIVGVEAPIEMR; encoded by the coding sequence ATGAATGTTTTTAAAAACTTCGAGAATAAAATTAAAAAATCACTCGAATTATCTGCTATAAAAGGAAAAAATGGAGAAGTCTTAGATTTATCAAAAATCACTGTTGACCCTCCACGTGATTCCTCTCATGGTCATTTATCAACCAATGCTGCGATGGTGCTTGCAAAACCTATCGGGCTTAATCCACGTGTGCTTGCAGAAAAAATCATAGAACTTCTGCAAAATGATCCCTCTATCGACTCTATTGATGTTGCCGGTCCTGGATTTATCAATATCACGCTTACAAAACCATTTTGGCAAGATGCAATAAAATCCATGCTTGAATTAGGCACTTCTTATGGTCGTGTTCCAATCGGACAAGGAAAGCGCATCAATGTTGAGTATGTATCAGCAAATCCAACAGGGCCAATGCATGTCGGACATTGCCGTGGAGCGGTCGTTGGAGACGTTCTCTCTAATTTGTTGCAATTTGTTGGCTACGACATTACAAAAGAATATTATATCAATGATGCTGGTCAACAAATTGAAGTACTGGCTCACTCTGTATTATTACGCTATCGCGAAGCTCTTGGACAAAAAATCAATGCAATTCCAGAAGGGCTCTATCCTGGTGAATATTTAATACCGTTGGGGCGAGCTCTTGCCCAAGAATTTGATGATCAATTACTCACTATGGATAAAAATGAAGCGCTCTCTATCGTAAAAGAACGTGCAGTTTATGCCATGATGTCAATGATTCGCGAAGATTTAGCTGCCCTTAATATTTATCATGATATCTTTTTCTCTGAGCGAATGCTTTATGCAGATAATGCGCGTGCTATTCGTAACACGATTAATGCACTCACCTTGAATGGTTATATTTACAAAGGCCAGCTTCCTCCACCAAAAGGACAAAATAGAGAAGACTGGGAACCAAGTGAACAAACTTTATTCCGTTCAACGGATGTAGGAGACGACCAAGACCGTGTTTTAGTAAAGTCTGACGGTTCTTATACTTATTTTGCTGCAGATGTTGCTTATTTTCATGATAAATTCAATCGTCATTTTGATGAAATGATTTATATTCTCGGTGCGGACCATGCTGGTTATGTAAAGCGACTAGAAGCAATGGCAAAAGCAATTTCTGGTGATAAAGCCAAATTAAGCGTCTTTTTATGTCAACTGGTAAAGCTTTTTCGCAATGGTCAACCTGTACGTATGTCGAAAAGAGCAGGATCATTTGTTACACTGCGTGATGTTGTAGAAGAAGTTGGCCGTGATCCAGTGCGTTTTATGATGCTCTACCGTAAATGTGAAGCACCTCTTGATTTTGACTTTGCCAAAGTAACAGAACAATCAAAAGATAACCCCATTTTTTACGTACAATATGCACATGCGCGTTGCCACTCTGTCATTCGTCAAGCACAAGAGATTCTTCATATTGAGAATCTCTCACATGATACCATGATTGCGCATCTTAACCGATTAACCGATGATAATGAAATATCCTTAATACGCAAACTTTCTGAATATCCTCGTATCATTACACAAGCTGTAATTCATAAAGAACCCCATCGATTGGCCTTTTATCTCTATGACCTTGCTTCTAGCTTTCATACTCATTGGAATAAAGGAAGCGATAATCTCAATTTACGTTTCATTCAACCTAACGATAAAGAACTATCCCTCGCTAGACTAGGATTGATACAAGCTGTCATAAACATTTTATCATCAGGACTTACAATTGTAGGAGTCGAAGCACCAATAGAAATGCGTTGA
- a CDS encoding deoxyguanosinetriphosphate triphosphohydrolase has translation MDISNININYQSRAVYSANPQTSRGRLFNETTSALRSPFQRDRDRIIHSNAFRRLKHKTQVFIADESDHYRTRLTHSIEVSQIARTLARALCLDEDLAEAIALVHDFGHPPFGHAGEDALNEAMIPYGGFDHNAQALRIVTKLEQRYANFDGLNLTWETLEGLVKHNGPLLGPYANKKEVPLDILQYNAKQDLELDCFAGLEAQCAAIADDIAYNAHDIDDGLRSQFLTLDQFEQISLTAALLEAIQAEYPQLDQTRRGYELVRKQITTMVEDVIKQSQKNLANIKPKSINDIHQAKQTIVTFSPKMAVYEKELKDFLFKNLYYHEQVLNRRNTAKCIVQKLFDCYYHNPNVMPESWHSKTAHLTNQELARLIADFLSGMTDHYALREYHRLFDRTDDFV, from the coding sequence ATGGATATAAGCAATATTAATATCAATTACCAATCTCGAGCGGTGTATAGCGCCAACCCGCAAACAAGTCGTGGGAGATTATTCAATGAAACGACCAGTGCTCTCCGATCACCTTTTCAACGCGATAGAGATCGTATTATCCATTCTAACGCATTTCGACGGCTTAAACATAAAACACAAGTCTTTATTGCCGATGAAAGCGACCATTACCGTACCCGACTAACACATTCAATAGAAGTTTCTCAAATTGCACGAACATTAGCCCGTGCGCTCTGTCTTGATGAAGACCTTGCCGAAGCTATTGCCCTTGTTCATGACTTTGGCCATCCCCCTTTCGGCCATGCGGGCGAAGATGCCCTTAATGAAGCAATGATCCCGTATGGAGGGTTTGACCATAATGCACAAGCCTTACGCATTGTCACAAAATTAGAACAGCGCTATGCAAATTTTGATGGGCTTAACCTTACTTGGGAAACCTTAGAAGGCCTTGTCAAACACAACGGTCCCCTTTTAGGTCCTTATGCGAACAAAAAAGAGGTTCCTCTCGATATTCTACAGTACAACGCGAAGCAAGACCTTGAGCTCGATTGCTTTGCTGGTCTAGAAGCACAATGCGCTGCTATTGCTGATGATATTGCATACAATGCCCATGATATTGATGACGGTTTACGTTCACAATTTTTAACACTCGATCAATTCGAGCAAATTTCGTTAACCGCAGCATTATTAGAAGCTATACAAGCAGAATATCCACAGCTTGATCAAACTCGGCGCGGTTACGAACTGGTGCGCAAACAGATAACAACTATGGTTGAGGATGTTATTAAACAATCACAAAAGAATTTAGCCAATATCAAACCCAAAAGCATAAACGACATTCACCAAGCAAAACAAACCATTGTTACTTTTTCCCCTAAAATGGCAGTATATGAAAAAGAACTAAAGGACTTTCTCTTTAAAAATCTCTATTACCATGAACAAGTTCTCAACCGTCGCAATACAGCAAAATGCATTGTACAAAAATTATTCGACTGTTATTATCACAATCCAAATGTAATGCCTGAAAGTTGGCACAGCAAAACAGCTCACCTAACAAATCAAGAGTTAGCACGTCTCATTGCTGATTTTCTGTCAGGTATGACCGATCATTATGCTCTACGCGAATATCACCGTTTATTTGACCGTACAGATGATTTTGTTTAA
- the erpA gene encoding iron-sulfur cluster insertion protein ErpA: protein MCVNISDVAAQRVAQILLNEPDKIGLRISVEGGGCSGFSYKYNLVSETHEDDFILKKDGAVVFIDSLSLSFMEGAEIDFVDDLMGQSFQIRNPNAVSSCGCGVSFSI, encoded by the coding sequence ATGTGTGTGAATATTTCAGATGTTGCTGCTCAGAGGGTTGCACAAATCCTTTTGAATGAACCCGATAAAATAGGATTACGTATTTCTGTTGAAGGTGGTGGATGTTCGGGTTTTTCTTATAAATATAATTTGGTTTCGGAAACACATGAAGATGATTTTATCCTTAAAAAAGATGGGGCGGTTGTCTTTATTGATTCCTTATCGCTTTCCTTTATGGAAGGAGCTGAAATTGATTTTGTTGATGATCTTATGGGACAGTCTTTTCAAATTCGTAACCCCAATGCCGTTTCATCATGTGGGTGTGGGGTGAGTTTTTCAATATAA
- a CDS encoding carboxypeptidase regulatory-like domain-containing protein, which translates to MSILTKILRRWLCLCVALSFVMWSHCVFSEEGKEQDDQQKQSTNFSLQSQDHEKENSVPQSQLILHARLKNSSENIAEGLVWRVYAPVLGIDDKLPLVATYEGGSAHFNLEPGRYLVHVSFGHASGMSRVSLDSGQNLVKNFNLDAGGVILNATLLNGAINEKELRFILYEDEKENDDTGVILSNIKAQSIVRLKAGHYHVASHYGTINAVVRSDIQVDAGKITEVTLEHQAAQIVLKLVRQEGGEALADTSWSITNDSGDIIYETVGAYVSLVLAEGEYIAIAKNQDKIYQKVFSVVSGHDEDISVIANTQNMQQIDEEID; encoded by the coding sequence ATGAGCATTCTTACAAAAATATTGCGCCGATGGTTGTGTTTGTGTGTAGCGCTTAGCTTTGTGATGTGGAGTCATTGTGTCTTTTCTGAAGAAGGAAAAGAGCAGGATGATCAACAAAAACAATCAACAAACTTTTCTTTGCAATCTCAAGATCATGAAAAAGAAAATTCTGTTCCTCAGTCCCAACTTATCTTACATGCCCGTTTGAAAAACAGCAGTGAAAATATTGCAGAAGGGCTCGTTTGGCGAGTTTATGCTCCCGTTTTAGGCATTGATGATAAATTACCACTTGTTGCGACTTATGAAGGTGGCAGTGCACATTTTAACTTAGAGCCAGGGCGTTATCTTGTTCATGTCTCCTTTGGTCATGCGAGTGGCATGTCTCGTGTAAGTTTAGACAGTGGACAAAATCTTGTTAAGAATTTTAATCTTGATGCTGGTGGTGTTATTCTAAATGCTACACTGCTCAATGGTGCAATCAATGAAAAAGAATTGCGTTTTATTCTTTATGAAGATGAAAAAGAAAATGATGATACTGGTGTGATTTTGTCAAATATTAAAGCCCAGTCAATTGTACGTTTGAAAGCTGGTCACTATCATGTTGCTTCTCATTATGGCACCATTAATGCTGTTGTTCGTTCTGATATCCAAGTCGATGCAGGAAAAATTACAGAAGTCACTCTTGAACATCAGGCTGCTCAAATCGTTTTAAAGTTGGTACGGCAAGAAGGAGGCGAAGCGCTTGCAGATACAAGTTGGTCTATTACCAATGATTCTGGTGATATTATTTATGAAACCGTTGGTGCTTATGTTTCGCTCGTGTTAGCTGAGGGTGAATATATTGCGATTGCTAAAAATCAAGATAAAATTTATCAAAAAGTTTTTTCTGTTGTTTCTGGGCATGATGAAGATATAAGTGTGATAGCAAATACACAAAATATGCAACAAATCGACGAAGAAATAGATTAA